GACTTGCAGATGCAGCCAGCGCCATTCCTACGGCGAAGAAAATCAATGACGCACAGGCTGAAATCATCCGCAAATACCCGGGGCGCTTTGCCGGCTTCGCCGCACTGCCGACGCAGGACCCTAAGGCGGCTTGCGACGAACTGGAACGCACAGTGACGCAGCTGGGATTCAAGGGAGCCATGATTCTCGGTCACACCAATGGCGAGTACCTGGACTTGCAGAAGTTCTGGGTTCTCTGGGAACGGGCCGAAGCACTGGATGTACCCGTCTATCTTCATCCTGCTGAACCGCTGGTGGACCAGATAAAGATTTATGACGGCCGGCCAGAGTTTATGGGCCCCGCGTGGAGTTGGGGGGTGGAAACCGGAACACACGCGCTGCGCATTATAGGCGCAGGCGTATTCGATGCTTTTCCCGGAGTCACGCTCATTCTCGGCCATGTGGGCGAGATGCTCCCCTACATGACCGTCCGCATCGACGAAGGTTATGAAATGACCTTCCACAAGACAAAGCTCAAGAAATTGCCTTCGGCCTACATCAGGGAAAACATCATGATCACGACGAGCGGCAAGTATTCTGCGAGCGCTCTGATGTGCGCATTACACGAACTAGGCGCTGACCGCATTCTCTTCGCAGGCGATTACCCGTGGGTCACTCCGAAGGAAGCAGTCGAGCTGATCGAGCGGGTGCCGATGAGCGATGAAGATAGAGAGAAGATTTATCACCTTAATGCCAAGCGGCTGTTGAAATTGTAGTAGATGAAGTAGCTCGCGAATCTGGCGAGCACTGCGAGCCCCATTATATTGAGCGATGACGATAAGGAGAAGATTTATCATTTGAATGCAGAACGTTTATTAAAACTGTGACGATAACGAACAAAAGAATTTTTATCGCAGATGAACGCAGATACGGGCAAAGAGAGATGTTCGCAGATCAAAAAAACTATCCGTCTTATCTCACTTTTTATCCGCTCTTATCTGTGATGAAAGTCTTTTGTCGAGTACCATAATAAGTTCATCAAAAATAAAGGGGGACGACGTGAAGAAAGAGGATGAAATGGACAGGAGAGAGTTTCTTGGGAAGGCGACACTCGCTGCTCTGACCGTGCCAGCTCTTCTGCAGGCGGGTTCTGCGACCGGGAAGGCGCAGGACACATCTTCATCGGTAACTCCAAGCACAGGCACAAAGAAAATGAAAAGAATCTCTGTTGAGGAGCACTGGGGCAACAAAGAACTGGTCGATATACGCAATCAGTGGTACGCCAGAACCGGCACCCCTGCGTACAATGATCCTAAAGTAAACCCCGAAGTGTTCCCAAGGGTAATGGATATTGAAAAATGGCGCATTCCCCTCATGGACGAGTCAGGTATCACCATACAGGTACTCTCGACCAGTTCGCCTGCCATCCAGGGCATCCCGGATACAGCCACTGCCATCGCCACCGCTAAGAGGACGAATGATGAAATGGCGGAAAAGATACGGAAATATCCGGGTCGATTTGCCGGTCTTGCGTGTGTGCCCACACAGGACCCCAAAGCAGCTGCGGATGAGCTTGAACGAGCCGTCAAACAACTCGCGTTCAGGGGTGCCATGATACAGGGGCACACAGGCGGAGAGTACCTGGATGACAAGAAGTTCTGGGTACTCTGGGAGCGCTCCGAGGCACTGGGAGTGCCGATCTTCCTGCATGTGACCGAGCCAATGCGAGAGATGAGAAAGATTTATGAAGGCCATCCTGAACTATTGGGGCCCATGTGGTGCTGGGTGGTGGAAGCTGCGACACATTCGCTGCGCATTGTTGGCGCCGGTGTATTCGATGACTTCCCGAAAGCCACGCTGATTCTCGGACATCT
Above is a genomic segment from Syntrophorhabdales bacterium containing:
- a CDS encoding amidohydrolase family protein — its product is MTKICVEEHWGSPDMEAIRTEWRARTGFPVSMDPEALPLIPPRLKDFEETRLPLMDESGITMQVLSTSSPGVQGLADAASAIPTAKKINDAQAEIIRKYPGRFAGFAALPTQDPKAACDELERTVTQLGFKGAMILGHTNGEYLDLQKFWVLWERAEALDVPVYLHPAEPLVDQIKIYDGRPEFMGPAWSWGVETGTHALRIIGAGVFDAFPGVTLILGHVGEMLPYMTVRIDEGYEMTFHKTKLKKLPSAYIRENIMITTSGKYSASALMCALHELGADRILFAGDYPWVTPKEAVELIERVPMSDEDREKIYHLNAKRLLKL
- a CDS encoding amidohydrolase family protein, translated to MKKEDEMDRREFLGKATLAALTVPALLQAGSATGKAQDTSSSVTPSTGTKKMKRISVEEHWGNKELVDIRNQWYARTGTPAYNDPKVNPEVFPRVMDIEKWRIPLMDESGITIQVLSTSSPAIQGIPDTATAIATAKRTNDEMAEKIRKYPGRFAGLACVPTQDPKAAADELERAVKQLAFRGAMIQGHTGGEYLDDKKFWVLWERSEALGVPIFLHVTEPMREMRKIYEGHPELLGPMWCWVVEAATHSLRIVGAGVFDDFPKATLILGHLGETLPYMLGRLDEGYAMTFHPVKLKKPFSEYIRSNIMVATSGKYKPEALICAINAMGADRILFAAD